The Mesorhizobium sp. M1D.F.Ca.ET.043.01.1.1 genome contains a region encoding:
- a CDS encoding MAPEG family protein has translation MNQTAIFWPMLAHVLLVYIVYLVMLKRRYLAVKSGEAKISQYKVRSTEPVSSVTVANNLINQFELPVLFHVLCLALFVTNGVNYLTLALMWLFVVTRYVHAWVHVTRNYMLHRSRAFFFGAGVLLIAWIWFALHLAGAV, from the coding sequence ATGAACCAGACTGCCATCTTCTGGCCGATGCTGGCACATGTCCTCCTGGTCTACATCGTCTATCTGGTGATGCTGAAGCGGCGCTATCTTGCCGTGAAGTCCGGCGAGGCCAAGATCAGCCAGTACAAGGTCCGCTCGACCGAGCCGGTCTCGAGCGTCACCGTCGCCAACAATCTGATCAACCAGTTCGAACTGCCGGTCCTGTTTCACGTGCTTTGCCTGGCGCTCTTCGTCACCAACGGCGTCAACTACCTGACGCTGGCGCTGATGTGGCTCTTCGTCGTCACGCGCTATGTCCACGCCTGGGTGCATGTCACCAGAAACTACATGCTGCACCGCAGCCGAGCCTTCTTCTTCGGCGCGGGCGTGCTTCTCATCGCCTGGATCTGGTTTGCCCTACACTTGGCCGGCGCGGTTTGA
- a CDS encoding YbhN family protein: protein MNWRRYFWPVIGIAAVVFSLWLLIHELRGISLDDVWAGIVAIPARAWVLAALSSVVAYASLAGYDHIALLHIGKRVSWLFVTLCSFTTYALSHNIGGSVLSGAVIRYRAYGTRGLTGQDVGILVAICWITFVLSSLLVGGLVLVLEPQIVDRFTTTPHHELAAAAGLLMLILVATYVFCSWLHLRPLKIGSFQLHYPALPIVARQLVIGPVELLAAAAIIYFVLPAAGNPGYFVILGVFMVSFSVGLLSHAPGALGVFEIVFLAGLSHMDPVGVLAALLVFRLFYLIVPLLIGLGVVLFFEHSQYSRGED, encoded by the coding sequence ATGAACTGGAGGCGCTATTTCTGGCCGGTTATCGGCATAGCAGCCGTGGTGTTCTCGCTCTGGCTGCTCATCCACGAGCTGCGCGGCATTTCGCTCGACGACGTCTGGGCCGGTATCGTCGCCATCCCCGCGCGCGCCTGGGTGCTGGCGGCGCTAAGTTCCGTCGTCGCCTATGCCTCGCTCGCCGGCTACGACCACATCGCTTTGCTCCATATCGGCAAAAGAGTGTCCTGGCTCTTTGTCACCCTTTGCTCCTTCACCACCTATGCGCTGTCGCACAATATCGGCGGCTCGGTGCTGTCCGGCGCGGTGATCCGCTACCGCGCCTATGGCACGAGGGGGCTGACCGGCCAGGATGTCGGCATTCTGGTGGCGATCTGCTGGATCACCTTCGTGCTCTCCAGCCTGCTTGTCGGGGGCCTGGTGCTGGTGCTGGAGCCGCAGATCGTCGATCGTTTCACCACGACCCCGCACCACGAACTGGCTGCGGCGGCCGGCCTTCTCATGCTGATCCTGGTCGCGACATATGTGTTCTGCAGCTGGCTCCATCTGAGGCCGCTCAAGATCGGCAGCTTCCAGCTGCATTACCCGGCGCTGCCGATCGTGGCGCGGCAATTGGTGATCGGCCCGGTCGAACTGCTGGCAGCCGCAGCGATCATCTACTTTGTCCTGCCGGCCGCCGGCAATCCCGGCTATTTCGTCATACTGGGCGTGTTCATGGTGTCCTTCTCGGTAGGGTTATTGTCGCATGCGCCGGGCGCCCTCGGCGTTTTCGAGATCGTCTTCCTGGCCGGTTTGTCGCACATGGACCCGGTCGGTGTGCTTGCCGCGCTGTTGGTCTTCCGCCTGTTCTACCTGATTGTCCCGTTGCTCATCGGGCTCGGCGTGGTGCTGTTTTTCGAGCACTCGCAATACAGCCGCGGCGAGGATTGA
- a CDS encoding RlmE family RNA methyltransferase, which translates to MTKKPEKPGSAGMRVLKTRIKKKSGLKESSRRWLERHMNDPYVQRSKADGYRSRAAYKLTEIDDKHHLLKPGMKVIDLGAAPGGWCQVAAARTKSSAENPHVVGIDYLEMDAVPGAVILEMDFLDPEAPQKLSEALGGQPDVVLSDMAAPTTGHRRTDHLRTMHLCEVAADFALQVLKPGGHFLAKTFQGGAENELLSRLKQNFRSVHHVKPPASRDESVELYLLAKDFKG; encoded by the coding sequence ATGACAAAGAAGCCGGAAAAGCCGGGCTCGGCCGGCATGCGCGTGCTGAAAACCAGGATCAAGAAAAAGAGCGGCCTGAAGGAATCCTCGCGCCGCTGGCTCGAGCGCCACATGAACGATCCCTACGTGCAGCGCTCCAAGGCCGATGGCTACCGCTCACGCGCTGCCTACAAGCTGACCGAGATCGACGACAAGCACCATCTCCTGAAACCCGGCATGAAGGTGATCGACCTCGGTGCCGCTCCCGGCGGCTGGTGCCAGGTGGCGGCGGCGCGCACCAAATCGAGCGCCGAAAATCCGCATGTCGTCGGCATCGATTATCTCGAGATGGACGCGGTGCCGGGGGCAGTCATCCTGGAGATGGATTTCCTCGATCCGGAAGCGCCGCAAAAGCTGTCCGAGGCGCTCGGCGGCCAGCCCGACGTGGTGCTGTCGGACATGGCGGCGCCCACCACCGGGCACCGCCGCACCGACCATCTGCGCACTATGCATCTGTGCGAGGTGGCGGCCGATTTCGCGCTGCAGGTTCTGAAGCCCGGCGGGCATTTCCTCGCCAAGACTTTTCAGGGCGGCGCCGAGAACGAGCTCTTGTCGCGGCTGAAGCAGAATTTCCGCTCGGTCCACCACGTCAAGCCGCCGGCTTCGCGCGACGAGTCGGTGGAGCTTTATCTGCTAGCCAAGGATTTCAAAGGGTAG
- the rnd gene encoding ribonuclease D, with protein MHVITTQQELESVIAAFEKSDFVTVDTEFIRETTFWPILCLIQMAAPGVTALIDPLSPDIDLKPFFRLMANEAVVKVFHAARQDIEIIVHLGNLVPHPVFDTQVAAMVCGFGDSVSYDQLVQRITGARLDKSSRFTDWRHRPLSDKQLEYALADVTHLIKVYQHLSAELKREDRGHWLNEEMDVLTSRETYDPHPEDAWKRLKMRLRKPQELAIVQAVAAWREREARERDVPRGRVLKDDAIYEIAQQAPRDATALGRLRTTPKGWERSATATALLGAVNTALALPKEAMPKLPKTFQPPEGSSAAAELLKVLLRIVAEKEGVASKVLASSDDIDRIAAEGDAADVPALQGWRRAVFGEQALRLVRGEIGIKFDKRRIAVFDL; from the coding sequence ATGCACGTCATCACCACCCAACAAGAACTCGAGAGCGTCATCGCGGCGTTCGAAAAGTCGGACTTCGTCACCGTCGATACCGAATTCATCCGTGAAACGACCTTCTGGCCGATCCTCTGCCTCATCCAGATGGCCGCGCCCGGCGTGACGGCGCTGATCGATCCGCTGTCGCCCGACATCGACCTGAAACCGTTCTTCCGGCTGATGGCCAACGAAGCGGTGGTCAAGGTCTTCCACGCCGCCCGCCAGGACATCGAAATCATCGTCCATCTGGGCAACCTGGTGCCGCATCCGGTGTTCGACACGCAGGTGGCGGCGATGGTCTGCGGCTTCGGCGACAGCGTGTCCTACGATCAGCTGGTACAGCGCATCACCGGCGCGCGGCTCGACAAATCCTCGCGCTTCACCGACTGGCGGCACCGGCCGCTCTCCGACAAGCAGCTCGAATACGCGCTCGCCGACGTCACCCATCTGATCAAGGTCTACCAGCACCTCAGCGCCGAGCTGAAGCGGGAGGACCGCGGCCATTGGCTGAACGAAGAGATGGACGTTCTCACCTCGCGCGAGACCTACGATCCGCATCCCGAGGATGCCTGGAAGCGCCTGAAGATGCGGCTGCGCAAGCCGCAGGAACTGGCGATCGTGCAGGCAGTAGCTGCATGGCGTGAACGCGAGGCGCGCGAGCGCGACGTGCCGCGTGGCCGCGTGCTCAAGGACGACGCGATCTACGAGATCGCGCAACAGGCGCCGCGCGATGCAACGGCTCTCGGCCGGCTGCGCACGACGCCGAAGGGCTGGGAACGGTCGGCGACCGCGACCGCGCTGCTCGGCGCGGTCAACACGGCGCTTGCCCTGCCGAAGGAAGCGATGCCGAAGCTGCCGAAGACGTTCCAGCCACCGGAAGGCTCGAGCGCGGCGGCGGAACTGCTGAAGGTGCTGCTCAGGATCGTCGCCGAGAAGGAGGGTGTCGCCTCCAAGGTGCTCGCCTCCAGCGACGATATCGACCGCATCGCCGCGGAGGGCGACGCCGCCGACGTGCCGGCGCTGCAAGGCTGGCGGCGCGCCGTGTTCGGCGAGCAGGCGCTCAGACTGGTGCGCGGCGAGATCGGCATCAAGTTCGACAAGCGCAGGATCGCGGTGTTCGATCTTTAG
- a CDS encoding Ppx/GppA phosphatase family protein — MEDHDTGAGASAVGVSGASPTESARFSRHAGAHARHADQRHADNQGEDQKGKTRKRRKRRRGRKVFARDENGIPLSVPAAAPAGHAPDPAPPSPQPRPVQNGPRPPHLELPVFAALDLGTNNCRLLVAVPGRHGQFRVIDAFSRIVRLGEGLSASGRLGQAAMDRAVEALKVCGEKLRNRKIRKARLIATEACRSAENGVEFLERVEREAGLKLEIIDRQTEARLAVSGCGSLVERDTRGVVLFDIGGGSSEIALIDLTRGQRSPRLANHIVSWTSLPVGVVSLAERFGGRTVTRETFAAMVEDVAVRLKAFDGRDRLAHVLASPQFHLLGTSGTVTTLAGVHLDLERYDRRRVDGLWMDRQSVDRMVEKLIGWDFQQRVANPCIGADRADLVLAGCAILEAIRGVWPSERLRVADRGLREGILSELMADDGAWRHDGRRA; from the coding sequence GTGGAAGACCACGATACCGGCGCTGGCGCGTCGGCAGTGGGTGTGTCCGGGGCATCGCCGACGGAATCGGCGCGGTTCAGCCGCCATGCGGGTGCGCATGCCAGACATGCCGACCAAAGACATGCCGACAATCAAGGCGAAGACCAGAAGGGCAAGACGCGCAAGCGCCGCAAGCGCCGGCGCGGCCGCAAGGTGTTCGCACGCGACGAGAACGGCATACCGCTGTCGGTGCCCGCCGCCGCACCTGCCGGCCATGCGCCAGATCCGGCGCCGCCATCGCCGCAACCGCGACCGGTGCAGAACGGCCCGCGGCCGCCGCATCTGGAACTGCCCGTCTTCGCCGCGCTCGATCTCGGCACCAACAATTGCCGGCTGCTGGTCGCTGTGCCCGGCCGTCATGGCCAGTTCCGCGTCATCGATGCCTTTTCGCGCATCGTCAGGCTGGGTGAGGGGCTGTCCGCCAGCGGGCGGCTTGGCCAGGCCGCCATGGATCGCGCCGTCGAGGCGCTTAAGGTCTGCGGCGAGAAGCTGCGCAATCGCAAGATCAGGAAGGCGAGGCTGATCGCCACCGAGGCCTGTCGCTCCGCCGAAAACGGCGTCGAGTTCCTTGAGCGCGTCGAGCGCGAGGCAGGGCTGAAGCTGGAAATCATCGACCGCCAGACCGAGGCCCGCCTGGCGGTCTCCGGCTGCGGCTCGCTGGTCGAGCGCGATACGCGCGGCGTGGTGTTGTTCGATATCGGCGGCGGCTCGTCCGAGATCGCGCTGATCGACCTCACCCGCGGCCAGCGCTCGCCGCGGCTCGCCAACCACATCGTCTCCTGGACTTCGCTTCCGGTCGGCGTCGTCTCGCTCGCCGAGCGTTTTGGTGGCCGCACGGTGACGCGCGAGACCTTCGCAGCCATGGTCGAGGATGTCGCGGTGAGGCTGAAGGCCTTCGACGGGCGCGACCGGCTTGCGCATGTTCTGGCCAGCCCCCAGTTCCATCTGCTCGGCACCTCCGGCACGGTGACGACGCTGGCCGGCGTCCATCTCGATCTCGAGCGCTACGACCGTCGCCGCGTCGACGGGCTGTGGATGGACCGCCAGAGCGTCGACCGCATGGTGGAAAAACTGATCGGCTGGGATTTTCAGCAGCGCGTCGCCAATCCCTGCATCGGGGCCGATCGCGCCGACCTGGTGCTTGCCGGCTGCGCCATCCTGGAAGCGATCCGCGGCGTGTGGCCGTCCGAGCGGCTGCGCGTTGCCGACCGCGGGTTGCGCGAGGGGATTTTGAGCGAGCTGATGGCCGATGACGGCGCCTGGCGTCACGACGGGCGCCGCGCATGA
- a CDS encoding MFS transporter — translation MNRIIPLILAVALFMENMDSTVIATSLPAIAVDIHTSPIALKLALTAYLVSLAIFIPISGWMADRFGAKNVFRAAIAVFIAGSVACAFSNSLPAFVVSRFLQGIGGAMMTPVGRLVLVRATPKSELVAAMSWLTVPALVGPLVGPPIGGFITTYFTWHWIFLINVPIGLVGIWLATRYLPATEPTETPPLDFPGFVLSGLAASGIVFGLSVVSLPALPPIAGFITVAVGLVSGVLYLLHARRAENPLLALELFRNQVFRSSVLGGSLFRIGIGAVPFLLPLMLQIGFGLTPFQSGMITFVSAIGAIGMKFVTALLFRLAGFRRVLIWGSLIAAGSIAIYGLFTPETPYALMLAILLVGGFIRSMFFTGVNALSYAEISAADTSKATPITAVFQQLSIALGVALAGGILEVSTSIHGGPLTLGDFHIAFFIVAAVSAAASVTFMRLAPDAGNAVSGHGKLTTPKTLEAVGGAGK, via the coding sequence TTGAACCGCATCATCCCGCTCATCCTGGCGGTCGCACTTTTCATGGAGAACATGGATTCGACCGTGATCGCGACGTCGCTGCCGGCGATCGCCGTCGATATCCACACCAGCCCGATCGCGCTGAAGCTGGCGCTGACGGCCTATCTGGTGTCGCTGGCGATCTTCATCCCGATCAGCGGCTGGATGGCGGACCGGTTCGGGGCCAAGAACGTGTTTCGCGCCGCGATCGCCGTCTTCATCGCCGGATCGGTCGCCTGCGCCTTCTCCAACTCGCTGCCGGCCTTCGTGGTGTCGCGCTTCCTGCAAGGCATCGGCGGCGCCATGATGACGCCCGTCGGGCGCCTGGTACTGGTGCGCGCCACGCCGAAGAGCGAGCTGGTCGCTGCGATGTCGTGGCTGACGGTGCCGGCGCTTGTCGGTCCGCTTGTCGGTCCGCCGATCGGCGGCTTCATCACCACCTATTTCACCTGGCACTGGATTTTTCTCATCAACGTGCCGATCGGGCTGGTCGGCATCTGGCTTGCTACCCGCTATCTGCCGGCAACCGAGCCGACCGAGACGCCGCCGCTGGATTTTCCCGGTTTCGTGCTGAGCGGCCTTGCCGCGTCCGGCATTGTCTTCGGCCTCTCGGTGGTCAGCCTGCCCGCGCTGCCGCCGATCGCCGGCTTCATCACGGTTGCCGTCGGCCTGGTTTCGGGCGTGCTCTATCTCCTGCACGCACGGCGCGCCGAAAACCCGCTGCTGGCGCTGGAGCTGTTCCGCAACCAGGTGTTCCGCTCCTCCGTGCTCGGCGGCTCGCTGTTTCGCATCGGCATCGGCGCGGTGCCGTTCCTTCTGCCCCTGATGCTCCAGATCGGCTTCGGCCTGACGCCGTTCCAGTCCGGTATGATCACCTTCGTCTCGGCGATCGGCGCCATCGGCATGAAGTTCGTCACGGCGCTGCTTTTCCGCCTCGCCGGATTCCGCCGGGTGCTGATCTGGGGCTCGCTGATCGCCGCCGGCTCGATCGCCATCTATGGGCTTTTCACGCCTGAGACCCCCTATGCGCTGATGCTCGCGATCCTGCTGGTCGGCGGCTTCATCCGGTCGATGTTCTTCACCGGCGTCAACGCGCTCTCCTATGCCGAGATTTCCGCCGCCGACACCAGCAAGGCGACGCCGATCACCGCCGTCTTCCAGCAGCTTTCGATCGCGCTCGGCGTGGCGCTGGCCGGCGGCATCCTGGAAGTGTCGACCTCGATCCATGGCGGGCCGCTGACGCTCGGCGACTTCCACATCGCCTTCTTTATCGTCGCCGCCGTCTCGGCGGCGGCATCGGTGACCTTCATGCGGCTAGCGCCCGACGCCGGCAACGCGGTGTCGGGACATGGCAAATTGACGACGCCGAAGACGCTGGAGGCGGTGGGTGGGGCGGGGAAGTAG
- the guaB gene encoding IMP dehydrogenase codes for MAKIIETSTGALALTFDDVLLQPGHSEVMPGETDIRTRIAGDIDLNTPILSAAMDTVTEARLAIAMAQAGGIGVIHRNFSPAEQAEQVRQVKKFESGMVVNPVTIGPDATLADALALMRSHGISGIPVVENGGTGGHTVGRLVGILTNRDVRFASDPSQKVYELMTRENLITVKENVDQDEAKRLLHRHRIEKLVVVDRKGNCVGLITVKDIEKSQLNPHATKDVQGRLRAAAATSVGDDGFERAERLIDAGVDLLVIDTAHGHSQRVLDAVTRAKKLSNSVRILAGNVATAEGTQALIDAGADAVKVGIGPGSICTTRIVAGVGVPQLSAIMSAVEVAEKSGVTVIADGGIKYSGDLAKALAAGAGAAMIGSLLAGTDESPGEVYLHQGRSFKAYRGMGSVGAMARGSADRYFQAEVRDTLKLVPEGIEGQVPYKGPVAGVLHQLAGGLKAAMGYVGGRDLAEFRERATFVRISNAGLRESHAHDVTITRESPNYPGGL; via the coding sequence ATGGCAAAAATCATCGAGACGTCCACCGGCGCATTGGCGCTGACCTTCGACGACGTGCTGCTGCAGCCCGGCCATTCCGAGGTGATGCCCGGCGAGACCGACATCCGCACCCGCATCGCCGGCGACATCGACCTCAACACGCCGATCCTGTCGGCCGCCATGGACACCGTCACCGAGGCCAGGCTTGCGATCGCCATGGCGCAGGCCGGCGGCATCGGCGTCATCCACCGCAATTTCTCGCCGGCCGAGCAGGCCGAGCAGGTCCGGCAGGTGAAGAAATTCGAGTCGGGCATGGTGGTCAATCCCGTTACCATTGGCCCCGACGCGACGCTGGCCGACGCGCTGGCGCTGATGCGCTCGCACGGCATTTCTGGCATTCCGGTGGTGGAAAACGGCGGCACCGGCGGTCACACGGTCGGCCGGCTGGTCGGCATCCTCACCAACCGCGACGTGCGCTTCGCCTCCGATCCGTCGCAGAAGGTCTACGAATTGATGACCCGTGAGAACCTGATCACGGTGAAGGAGAACGTCGACCAGGACGAGGCCAAGCGCCTGCTGCATAGGCACCGCATCGAGAAGCTGGTGGTGGTCGACCGGAAGGGCAATTGCGTCGGCCTGATTACCGTCAAGGACATCGAGAAGTCGCAGCTCAACCCGCACGCCACCAAGGACGTGCAGGGGCGGCTGCGCGCCGCCGCCGCCACCAGCGTCGGCGACGACGGCTTCGAGCGCGCCGAACGCCTGATCGACGCCGGCGTCGACTTGCTCGTCATCGACACCGCGCATGGCCACTCGCAGCGCGTTTTGGATGCGGTGACGCGGGCCAAGAAGCTCTCCAATTCCGTGCGCATCCTGGCCGGCAATGTCGCCACCGCCGAAGGCACGCAGGCGCTGATCGATGCCGGTGCCGACGCCGTCAAGGTCGGCATTGGCCCGGGCTCGATCTGCACCACCCGCATCGTCGCCGGCGTCGGTGTGCCCCAGCTGTCCGCGATCATGTCGGCGGTCGAGGTGGCTGAGAAGTCTGGCGTGACGGTGATTGCCGACGGCGGCATCAAATATTCGGGCGATCTCGCAAAGGCGCTCGCCGCCGGCGCGGGCGCCGCCATGATCGGCTCGCTGCTTGCCGGCACCGACGAAAGCCCGGGCGAGGTCTATCTGCACCAGGGCCGCTCCTTCAAGGCCTATCGCGGCATGGGCTCGGTCGGTGCGATGGCGCGCGGCTCGGCCGACCGCTACTTCCAGGCCGAGGTGCGCGACACCCTGAAACTGGTCCCGGAAGGCATTGAGGGGCAGGTTCCCTACAAAGGACCTGTGGCTGGCGTGCTGCACCAGCTTGCAGGCGGCCTAAAAGCAGCTATGGGTTATGTGGGTGGGCGCGATCTTGCCGAGTTCCGCGAACGCGCCACCTTTGTGCGCATATCGAACGCCGGACTTCGTGAAAGCCACGCCCATGACGTCACGATCACCCGCGAAAGCCCGAACTATCCGGGCGGACTATGA
- a CDS encoding MFS transporter has product MSSIRPLIPLLIAAGILLGGNGLQGTLIALRGAREGFSASDIGLMGTFYFAGFLLGCLAVTRILKAVGHVRAFAALAAIASVGTLLLVLVINPVMWCAVRFAGGFCFAGLFTVMEAWLNSGVTNKDRARVLAIYRMVDIGSVTGAQFLIPVFGAGGFAIFAVMSMMITFSLVPVSLGDRSNPAPPEDVKLDLPRVWRISPLGSIGCIAVGVTNSAFRTLSPVYAEEIGMSVADVVTFVSVGIFGGALIQYPLGYLSDRRDRRTVLLTTTFCAMLAALALAFVARADPFLNFVIVFIFGSFAMPLYSLSAAHANDRADKGEFVLINAALMLFYSFGAIGGPIAASAVMQHFGPSALFVFNASVYAVLIIVILYRMQVRSGVPAGSRSRFTALLRTSTLFARLARRSGDSDKQD; this is encoded by the coding sequence ATGTCTTCCATCCGCCCTCTTATCCCGCTCCTCATTGCCGCTGGCATTCTGCTTGGCGGCAACGGTCTGCAGGGCACGCTGATCGCATTGCGGGGCGCGCGGGAAGGCTTTTCCGCTTCCGATATCGGCCTCATGGGCACGTTCTATTTCGCCGGCTTCCTGCTCGGCTGCCTGGCGGTCACCCGTATCTTGAAGGCCGTCGGCCATGTCAGGGCTTTTGCCGCGCTGGCCGCGATCGCCTCGGTCGGCACGCTGCTTCTGGTGCTTGTCATCAACCCTGTCATGTGGTGCGCGGTCCGCTTTGCCGGCGGCTTCTGCTTCGCCGGCCTGTTCACCGTCATGGAAGCCTGGCTGAATTCTGGCGTCACCAACAAGGACCGCGCCCGGGTGCTCGCGATCTACCGCATGGTCGACATCGGCTCGGTGACCGGCGCGCAATTTCTTATTCCGGTCTTCGGCGCCGGCGGTTTCGCCATCTTCGCCGTCATGTCGATGATGATCACCTTTTCGCTGGTGCCGGTCTCGCTCGGGGACCGTTCGAACCCGGCGCCGCCGGAAGACGTCAAGCTCGACCTGCCGCGCGTCTGGCGAATCTCGCCGCTCGGCTCGATCGGCTGCATCGCCGTCGGCGTCACCAACAGCGCCTTCCGCACGCTGTCGCCGGTCTATGCCGAGGAGATCGGCATGTCAGTGGCCGATGTGGTGACTTTCGTCAGCGTCGGCATATTCGGGGGCGCCCTCATCCAGTATCCGCTGGGCTATCTCTCCGACCGGCGCGACCGGCGCACGGTGCTGTTGACGACGACGTTCTGCGCCATGCTTGCCGCGCTGGCACTGGCCTTCGTGGCGCGCGCCGACCCGTTCCTCAACTTCGTCATCGTCTTCATCTTCGGCAGCTTCGCCATGCCGCTCTATTCACTTTCGGCCGCGCATGCCAACGACCGGGCCGACAAAGGCGAGTTCGTGCTGATCAACGCCGCGCTGATGCTGTTCTATTCCTTCGGCGCGATCGGCGGTCCCATTGCGGCGTCGGCGGTGATGCAGCATTTCGGGCCGAGCGCGCTGTTCGTCTTCAACGCCTCGGTCTACGCCGTTCTCATCATCGTGATCCTCTACCGCATGCAGGTGCGGTCGGGCGTGCCGGCCGGCAGCCGCAGCCGCTTCACCGCGCTTTTGCGCACCTCGACGCTGTTCGCGCGGCTGGCGCGGCGGAGCGGCGATTCAGACAAGCAGGACTAG
- a CDS encoding tyrosine-type recombinase/integrase encodes MRVRLKGLNSRTKTLANGSVVTYYWAWKGGPRLPGKPGDAEFMAAYNAAITRKIYPRQGALLSVLNAFQLSSDWDDLAPRTRADYVKLIKMIEKKFGDFPLSGMSDRRTRGIFMEWRDERAKRSRRQADYGWQVLARVLSWAHGRGLVSANPCEKGGRLYRGSRSANIWSAADEAAFYASAPAHLHLALMLALWTGQRQGDLLRLTWQQYDGKVLRLQQSKTGRRVVIPVGAPLKSMLETTRGKVGQILLNSDGVPWTADGFRSSWRKACASAGVTGVTFNDLRGTAVTRLALVQASVPEIATITGHSLRDVHAILDSNYLNRDPALGESAIRKLETGTKIPDRASD; translated from the coding sequence ATGCGCGTTCGTCTTAAGGGACTGAACAGCCGCACCAAGACGCTCGCTAATGGTAGCGTCGTTACTTACTACTGGGCGTGGAAAGGTGGACCTAGGCTGCCGGGCAAGCCGGGAGACGCCGAATTCATGGCAGCATACAATGCTGCAATCACGCGCAAGATATACCCTCGCCAAGGAGCCCTGCTTTCCGTCCTGAACGCCTTTCAACTCAGCTCGGATTGGGACGACTTAGCGCCACGCACCCGGGCCGATTATGTCAAATTGATTAAGATGATCGAAAAGAAGTTCGGCGACTTTCCATTGTCGGGCATGAGCGACCGCCGCACGCGCGGCATCTTTATGGAATGGCGCGACGAGCGCGCGAAAAGGTCTCGCCGGCAGGCTGATTATGGCTGGCAGGTGCTGGCCCGAGTTCTCTCCTGGGCGCACGGTCGCGGTCTTGTATCGGCCAATCCATGTGAGAAGGGCGGTCGCCTATATCGCGGTTCTCGTTCCGCGAATATCTGGAGCGCTGCAGACGAGGCTGCATTCTATGCCAGTGCGCCTGCGCACCTTCATCTTGCGCTCATGCTGGCCTTGTGGACGGGCCAGCGTCAAGGTGACCTGTTGCGCCTGACCTGGCAGCAATATGACGGCAAGGTCCTCCGCCTGCAGCAATCCAAGACGGGACGGCGGGTTGTGATACCGGTTGGCGCACCACTGAAGTCAATGCTCGAGACGACGCGCGGCAAGGTTGGGCAGATATTGCTCAACAGCGACGGCGTGCCATGGACGGCTGATGGTTTTCGCTCTTCATGGCGCAAGGCCTGCGCTTCCGCTGGCGTGACCGGTGTCACGTTCAACGATCTCCGTGGAACTGCGGTAACGCGCCTGGCACTCGTCCAGGCTTCTGTGCCCGAGATCGCAACAATAACCGGGCACAGTCTGCGTGACGTGCATGCAATTCTCGATTCAAACTACCTCAACCGCGACCCTGCGCTCGGGGAAAGCGCCATCCGCAAGCTCGAAACGGGAACCAAAATTCCCGACCGCGCGTCCGACTGA